The genome window CAAACGTGGCCTTTGCCGATTCTGCCGATGCTTATAAAAATAAAGCGCTTTTTGTAAAGGATGAAAAAGGACAACCAGCTTTGGGTAACTGGGTAGGTTACGTGATGGATGGCAGTAATCCACAAACTATTGCGCAATTGATAAGCCCTGTTTACCAGGGTTTAAATGATGATGGGTTTGATTATTTTAAGCTCGACGCTTTGCGCCATTTGAAATATGAAGGCTATAATTCGTTTAAAAATTATTTTACCGAAAAAAACGCTGATAGAAACGACGCCTATAGGAATGTAGTGAGAGAGGTAAGGGAGAAAGCCGGAAAAGGAAAATTTCTATTGGCATGCTGGGGGATTCGACCGGAACTTGTGGGACTTGTTGACGGGTGCAGGATAGGTAATGATGGTTATAGTTATGCAGGTTTGGCTCAATTTAATTCGTACAACAATATTATTTGGCGGAACGACCCTGATCATATTGTGTTAAGTCAAAAAGAAGCTTATCGCAGTTGCGCTGCTACATCGCTAACAGGTTCGCTTTTTATGCTTACCGACAAACCCGGCATCTATAAAAACTCGCCGTTTATTGAGGCCGCCCGCCGGTCTATCCCGGTATTATACACCCAGCCGGGCCAGGTTTATGACGTTGATCCATCGCGGTCGGCGTTAATCAGCCAGGCTGATGTTGAGATGAGCGGAAGCGGGCCCAGGCCTTTTGACGCCAGCAGCACAACAACTACCGGATTGTTTGAACTGGAACTGAATAAGCCGTTTGAAAATTGGATAGTACTCGGGCGCGTAGATGAAAGGGATAAAATACTGCCTTTTAAAGATCTTGGACTGGATGACAAAAAAGAATACCTGGTATTTGAATTTTGGACAAAGCATTTTGAAGGTACATTTAAAACGCAGTTTACTCCGGGTACAATTGATACCGTTTTTAACTGCCAGGTGTTTTGTTTCAGGGAAAAACAAGATCATCCGCAAATAATGGCTACAAACAGGCATATCAGTTGCGGAGGGCTGGAGCTAACCAATGTGCAATGGAAGAATAATAGCTTGTCCGGCATAAGCCAGGCAGTTTTAAATGATGATTATGTTATTTATATCCATGAAAATAGCGGATTTAATTTTGGAGACGTTACACTAAAAAACGCGTCCGTGGTAAAAAATGAAAAGGATGGCGAAATAAGAAAGATTACTTTACATCCCACAGGTAACGGTTTGATTAACTGGGATGTGAATTATAAATAAAATGCCTGAATCAATTTTAAGTTGAAAACAGAGAAATTATTCACTGCTTTTTTATCAGGACGAAACTCCCCGGTATGGCGTAAATCATTTTGTAATTAAATGACCTGTTACCAAAACAGAGAAAATTAAACTTAACCAGGTGCCGGTTAGCGGCGTAAGCGTTCCGGTGTATGTAAATTTAAAAGAACAATTTGATGCGAAAGATAAAATTTTAGTTTCACCATTGGATTTTACGGTCATGCTTAAATTATAAAGGGATGCTGCGGTGTTCCGCAGTATCCCTTTTTTACCCCACTTACACAAAAACGTCTTTTGGTTAATTAGTTACAATAACTGTTGCATTTTTCATCATTGAATGAATCAGGCAATGGTATGTGTAAGTACCTGCGGCATTAAATGTGAAATTGAAGGTTTTACCGGTTGCAAGGCTGCCGCTATCAAACGCATTGCCCAGATCAGTGGCAGTGTGTGGAGCGGTATCCATATTGGTCCATGTTACTGAACTGCCAACCTTGATAGTTACTGTTGCCGGATCAAAAGCGAAATTTTGTATGGACACAGTAGCGGCAGGGGAAGAGGGGGTAGGGTTTACCTTGGCCTTGTTTGATGAGCAACCGTACATAACTAATATGCCGGCAAAAACTATCAATGATAAATAAATAAGCTGCTTTTTCATATGCGCTGGATTTAATAAATGTTACATAGCTATCACGGTTGTATTGTAGATATGGTTGCCTTGTGAAATAATTTATTTCTATGAAATTAAATGAGGGTTATGCGGCGCAGGACAATACGTAGTTTTACGTATTAAAATGGCGGGTAAATACTCAAAGCCGGTTTATCTGTTTGATCTATTTTTACAGTACCTGATTAACTAAACACTTTAGAAATGGCTGTACGAATAATTTGTATTAAGAAAGATGAAGACAGTAGCGATAACCCTTATTTAGCAATTGATTATTTTGAATGGATAAATGAACGAATAAATGTTACTGGCGTAACCGAACGTACCCTTATTCATGACTGGATTAAAAACGGGAACGGTGAGGCTTACGTTACAGATGATAAAGGCAATAAAACCTACCTTATACCTGCGATATGCCCGCAGGGGAATAAATATGTTAAAACAGTTGATGACGAGTCGAAAGTAGATCTGCTGCTATTGCTCCCTGATTGTAACTTAAAAGTGTAGTATAAACCCAAACTACGCCTTTTTTACACCTGCAGAATTTATAAAAGTGTTAAACGCTGCAGCGTTGCTGGTTTTCCCGATTAAATATGAATAATAATTATTAGCAACGGTTAAACTTAATAATTTTGTGCCTGTCATATGTATATAGAAATTATTATATACATATTAAACAGCCTTTATCATGAAAAAGATATTTTATATAATTCCGGTGGCAGCAATGATAAGTTCCTGCTCACCTATCATATATAGCAGTAATCCGCAGCCGGTTTATAACGATCAGTCGCAATATGTACAGCAGCCGGTAACTGACCAGGTGTTTTATGATGAGCTTAGCCCTTACGGTCAATGGATAGATTACCCTGACTTTGGATACGTTTGGCAGCCAAACGTTGACGGGGATTTTAGGCCTTATGATACCAACGGCAATTGGGTTTACAGCGAAGATGGATGGACATGGGTGTCAAATTACAGCTGGGGATGGGCGCCGTTCCATTACGGAAGATGGTTTTATGACGGCGGTTACGGCTGGCTTTGGATGCCCGGCAGCGAATGGGCACCCGCGTGGGTTACCTGGGGGCAAAGCGGCGATTATTACGGCTGGGCACCTTTATCTCCAAATGGAGGATATAACAACGGCTGGAGGCCGCGAAACGAAGACTGGAGTTATGTACACGCCGGTTATATGAATCGCAGGAACATTAATAACTATATTATCAGGAATAATGTTACTGTTATTAACAATACAACCATTATTAATAACTATACCACCAACAACTATAATAATGGCAGCGGAAATAACAATGGTGGTAATGGTCACCGTGGTTTTACTTATAACCGTGGTCCGCGTGTTGTGGATGTCGAAAACCGTACCAATACCACAATACGGCCGGTGCGGATCGGCATTATCCAAAAGCCGGGAGAATCGTTGTCAAATAACCAGCTAAATGTTTACAGGCCGGTTATTAAACAAAACCCCGACCAGGGCAGTAACAGACCTGCACCAGCACGTGTGGTAAGTTTTGATCGTG of Mucilaginibacter xinganensis contains these proteins:
- a CDS encoding DUF3892 domain-containing protein, coding for MAVRIICIKKDEDSSDNPYLAIDYFEWINERINVTGVTERTLIHDWIKNGNGEAYVTDDKGNKTYLIPAICPQGNKYVKTVDDESKVDLLLLLPDCNLKV
- a CDS encoding cupredoxin domain-containing protein translates to MKKQLIYLSLIVFAGILVMYGCSSNKAKVNPTPSSPAATVSIQNFAFDPATVTIKVGSSVTWTNMDTAPHTATDLGNAFDSGSLATGKTFNFTFNAAGTYTYHCLIHSMMKNATVIVTN
- a CDS encoding glycoside hydrolase family 36 protein; protein product: MKKYFLSLIFSIFTIYSFGQGFATIDHKGDSLLIKYNNSVIFSAGISASHSTYLFRRQNETVNGCMYQTITITSNNFKAIQLSATVFTSDEAIACESEPADNHINIVRHVVGKSSSLINNAVYERKDDWLLSIDKVYPKVKITPKDDHNYSLTANGWEIVIRFRPQYYQKHRGLSNFKPSAYAVWKKPVVGWCSWFAYFDKITEADIKETADVISEKLKPFGLEYLQMDDGYQTVPIGLPHTWLKPNQKFPAGLKSLAAYIKSKGLIPGIWTNVAFADSADAYKNKALFVKDEKGQPALGNWVGYVMDGSNPQTIAQLISPVYQGLNDDGFDYFKLDALRHLKYEGYNSFKNYFTEKNADRNDAYRNVVREVREKAGKGKFLLACWGIRPELVGLVDGCRIGNDGYSYAGLAQFNSYNNIIWRNDPDHIVLSQKEAYRSCAATSLTGSLFMLTDKPGIYKNSPFIEAARRSIPVLYTQPGQVYDVDPSRSALISQADVEMSGSGPRPFDASSTTTTGLFELELNKPFENWIVLGRVDERDKILPFKDLGLDDKKEYLVFEFWTKHFEGTFKTQFTPGTIDTVFNCQVFCFREKQDHPQIMATNRHISCGGLELTNVQWKNNSLSGISQAVLNDDYVIYIHENSGFNFGDVTLKNASVVKNEKDGEIRKITLHPTGNGLINWDVNYK
- a CDS encoding DUF6600 domain-containing protein yields the protein MKKIFYIIPVAAMISSCSPIIYSSNPQPVYNDQSQYVQQPVTDQVFYDELSPYGQWIDYPDFGYVWQPNVDGDFRPYDTNGNWVYSEDGWTWVSNYSWGWAPFHYGRWFYDGGYGWLWMPGSEWAPAWVTWGQSGDYYGWAPLSPNGGYNNGWRPRNEDWSYVHAGYMNRRNINNYIIRNNVTVINNTTIINNYTTNNYNNGSGNNNGGNGHRGFTYNRGPRVVDVENRTNTTIRPVRIGIIQKPGESLSNNQLNVYRPVIKQNPDQGSNRPAPARVVSFDRGDHRNPNQQNQRPNNGQVNPNPQQGQQYPRGNNERGNNQNPGQQQSNPNSRPVTGEGNHQTPNPQQNQQYPRPNNGQANPNPQQGQPIPRPVQQQPVPVQQQPRPVQQQPVPVQQQPRPVQQQPVPVQQQPRPVQQQPVPVQQQPRPVQQQPVPVQQQPRPVQQRSTDDRPRPIQQQPRPVVKPPVQPRPRTEVVKPQPVKPVEQAPPVQQ